The proteins below come from a single Corylus avellana chromosome ca3, CavTom2PMs-1.0 genomic window:
- the LOC132175503 gene encoding uncharacterized protein LOC132175503, translating into MMQRWCAKLQSLGLRSTHTLPSRSSSTSRRLIHTFPQLHQPLHSASRSRWSCRPLLNATSTAHSSLALHPFIFPVPPSVVQVRHVSSRERKKRRKPMTPVTSKLKKTKMKFYSSYKSRFRTMNDGNIRRWREGKRHNAHLKSKKSKRRLRQPAIVPLAYAKVMKKLNFCA; encoded by the exons ATGATGCAGAGATGGTGCGCCAAGCTTCAGTCTCTGGGCCTTCGGTCGACCCACACTCTTCCTTCTCGCTCTTCTTCTACTTCACGTCGCCTCATCCACACTTTCCCACAGCTCCACCAACCCCTCCATTCTGCATCGAGGAGTAGATGGAGCTGCAGGCCTCTCCTCAATGCCACTTCAACAGCCCATTCGTCACTGGCTTTGCACCCATTTATCTTCCCGGTTCCTCCATCT GTAGTTCAAGTGCGGCATGTTTCGTCGAGAGAGCGGAAGAAGAGGAGAAAGCCAATGACACCAGTCACGTCCAAGttaaagaaaaccaaaatgaaGTTTTATTC GTCTTACAAGTCTAGGTTTAGGACAATGAATGATGGGAATATTCGGCGCTGGAGGGAGGGAAAGCGGCACAATGCGCATTTAAAg TCAAAGAAGTCGAAACGCAGACTCAGACAACCTGCCATAGTCCCTCTAGCTTATGCCAAAGTGATGAAGAAGCTCAATTTTTGTGCTTAA
- the LOC132175502 gene encoding uncharacterized protein LOC132175502, with translation MDLTAIHILERLGYKNEDLRAATECYSQFIDVGTMVYPTVFICHVLCYLMSDMPQEARLSDDGEAFADQIQRVHEKARIALKVSNDAYATTTNQHRLVKEFEEGDMVLVYLWRERFPKGTYHNFKSRKCGPCKMLKKKSSNAYLLELPPDLQISPIFNVSDLYSFDRLDGEMQVVEE, from the coding sequence ATGGATTTGACTGCTATACACATCTTAGAAAGGCTTGGGTATAAGAATGAAGATCTCAGAGCTGCAACTGAATGCTACAGCCAATTCATTGATGTTGGAACCATGGTTTACCCGACAGTTTTTATATGCCATGTTCTCTGTTATCTCATGAGCGATATGCCACAGGAAGCTCGACTTAGTGATGATGGAGAGGCCTTTGCTGACCAAATCCAGAGAGTTCATGAGAAAGCAAGGATTGCTCTCAAGGTTAGTAATGATGCCTATGCCACAACAACTAACCAACATCGATTGGTTAAGGAGTTTGAAGAAGGTGACATGGTATTAGTGTATTTGTGGCGTGAAAGGTTTCCTAAAGGAACTTATCACAACTTCAAGTCAAGGAAGTGTGGGCCATGTAAaatgttgaagaagaaaagctcaAATGCTTATTTGCTTGAATTACCACCAGATTTGCAAATTAGCCCAATCTTTAATGTTTCTGATTTATACTCATTTGACAGGCTTGATGGAGAAATGCAAGTTGTTGAAGAATAA